A window of the Gordonia humi genome harbors these coding sequences:
- a CDS encoding acetate--CoA ligase family protein: MNTHISSDRLRTLFRPRSIALVGASDKSMFSANAYCNLADFGFADRTFLVNRRGGVVHGQPSVATCAEIGRPVDVAFMQVPQSGTLDALTDAAAAGIRNAVILSSGYGEAGPAGRQAQRELVEHARSLDMLVLGPNHLGFANFVDQIPVTPVASLPRKAGSVALLSQSGASSAAMLSFGTMVGADLSYMVTLGNEAMITAGHVLDFLVDDESTRAIAVFMETIREPEVFAAAARRAAAAGKAIVVLKAGSSELAARTAAAHTGALVGDDRVVDTVFRELGVIRVDSIEDMMITASAAASLGRLDAPGIGWVSVSGGACDIIADRADDLGAVVPEFSAQTRQRLTDVMPDYGTVQNPLDTTGAAIIDPSLFTKAIEIVADDPAIGVVAAVSSVPWEGDGPYAAQAVLNGVGAAAPATPITLVNQVLQPISSYTTSVLDDAGIGHLIPGLRQSVLALRNIAWWSEVTRNAAAPATAEPVIVSETAPRRGAWSEATARGVLAQAGVGVVPSDLVSSADEAIAAAAALGRPVAVKIASPDILHKSDIGGVVLDVEGAEAVADAFRRVIDAAAEHAPDAPIEGVLISPMRDASVELLVGVVRDRQWGLVLAVAIGGVFVEVLDDSALATVPVGVDRARGLLERLRGGALLTGVRGRAPADLDAVAVAIARIGDLAAALGDDLESLEVNPLRVDGAVIEALDAVITWTAPAVTEEE; this comes from the coding sequence ATGAACACTCACATCTCGTCGGACCGTCTTCGGACGTTGTTCCGCCCTCGCTCGATCGCGCTGGTCGGTGCGTCGGACAAGTCGATGTTCTCGGCGAACGCATACTGCAACCTCGCGGATTTCGGATTCGCGGACCGGACGTTCCTGGTCAATCGGCGGGGCGGGGTGGTGCACGGGCAGCCATCGGTCGCCACCTGTGCGGAGATCGGACGACCCGTCGACGTCGCCTTCATGCAGGTACCGCAGTCGGGCACCCTCGATGCGTTGACTGACGCCGCCGCGGCGGGCATCCGGAACGCGGTGATCTTGTCGTCCGGGTACGGTGAAGCAGGTCCGGCCGGGCGGCAGGCACAGCGAGAACTGGTCGAGCACGCTCGTTCGCTGGACATGCTCGTCCTCGGCCCCAATCATCTGGGGTTCGCCAACTTCGTCGACCAGATCCCGGTGACCCCGGTGGCGTCGCTTCCGCGTAAGGCGGGTTCGGTCGCACTCCTCTCACAGTCCGGTGCCAGCTCGGCGGCGATGCTGAGCTTCGGCACGATGGTCGGCGCCGACTTGTCATACATGGTCACCCTGGGCAACGAGGCGATGATCACCGCCGGGCACGTCTTGGACTTCCTGGTCGACGACGAGTCGACCAGGGCGATCGCCGTCTTCATGGAGACGATCCGCGAACCCGAGGTCTTCGCGGCCGCGGCCCGGCGCGCGGCGGCCGCGGGCAAAGCGATCGTCGTGCTCAAGGCGGGCAGCAGTGAACTGGCGGCTCGCACCGCGGCGGCGCACACCGGCGCACTGGTGGGCGACGATCGAGTCGTCGACACGGTGTTCCGGGAGCTCGGGGTGATCCGAGTCGACTCGATCGAGGACATGATGATCACGGCGAGCGCCGCGGCGTCGCTGGGCCGTCTCGACGCGCCAGGGATCGGTTGGGTGTCGGTCTCCGGCGGTGCCTGTGACATCATCGCGGACCGAGCCGACGACCTCGGTGCGGTCGTGCCGGAGTTCTCCGCCCAGACACGGCAGCGGCTGACCGACGTGATGCCCGACTACGGAACCGTGCAGAACCCGCTGGACACGACCGGTGCCGCGATCATCGATCCGTCACTGTTCACCAAGGCCATCGAGATCGTCGCCGACGATCCGGCGATCGGCGTCGTCGCCGCCGTCTCCAGCGTGCCGTGGGAGGGCGACGGGCCGTATGCGGCACAGGCCGTGCTCAACGGCGTCGGCGCGGCGGCGCCCGCCACGCCGATCACCCTGGTCAACCAGGTACTCCAGCCGATCAGCTCGTACACCACGTCGGTCCTCGACGACGCTGGGATCGGCCATCTGATTCCCGGCCTGCGGCAATCGGTGCTCGCCCTACGGAACATCGCCTGGTGGTCGGAGGTGACGCGGAACGCCGCGGCTCCCGCGACGGCCGAGCCGGTGATCGTGTCCGAGACGGCGCCCCGGCGCGGCGCATGGTCGGAGGCCACCGCGCGAGGGGTCCTCGCCCAGGCCGGTGTCGGGGTGGTTCCCAGCGACTTAGTCTCCAGCGCCGACGAGGCGATCGCGGCGGCGGCCGCGCTGGGCAGGCCCGTCGCCGTGAAGATCGCCTCGCCGGACATCCTGCACAAGAGCGATATCGGCGGAGTGGTGCTCGACGTCGAGGGCGCCGAAGCCGTCGCGGACGCCTTCCGCCGCGTGATCGACGCGGCCGCTGAGCACGCGCCGGACGCGCCTATCGAAGGGGTCCTGATCTCGCCCATGCGCGATGCGAGTGTTGAACTCCTGGTCGGCGTCGTCCGGGACCGACAGTGGGGGCTGGTGCTTGCCGTCGCGATCGGCGGCGTGTTCGTCGAGGTGTTGGACGATTCCGCCCTCGCCACGGTGCCGGTCGGTGTCGATCGCGCTCGCGGACTGCTCGAACGACTGCGCGGCGGCGCCCTCCTGACCGGCGTTCGCGGGCGCGCGCCCGCGGATCTGGACGCGGTCGCCGTCGCGATCGCGCGTATCGGCGATCTAGCCGCGGCGCTGGGCGACGACTTGGAGTCGCTGGAAGTCAACCCGTTGCGCGTCGACGGCGCCGTGATTGAGGCTCTCGACGCCGTTATCACCTGGACTGCTCCCGCAGTCACCGAAGAGGAGTGA
- a CDS encoding TetR/AcrR family transcriptional regulator C-terminal ligand-binding domain-containing protein, giving the protein MSTPGPGRRRDPAVNQRILNAAAEMFGRRGWKGFTIEAVAKSAGVGKASIYLRWPNAEALLIDALATLGHLTDIDSGHVRTDLILLAEQVHDSFLGPVGQASRRLAVEADEIPAVRERWLAARDEQVSIARTLVRRAVDRGELPPSTSVTLLLDLLVGATTMHLQATPAHLLADSRESSSAYIRRVVDFLLDALTA; this is encoded by the coding sequence GTGAGCACACCGGGGCCCGGCCGACGACGTGACCCCGCCGTGAACCAACGCATTCTGAACGCGGCCGCCGAAATGTTCGGTCGCCGCGGCTGGAAGGGCTTCACGATCGAGGCGGTCGCCAAGTCCGCAGGCGTCGGTAAGGCATCGATCTACCTGCGATGGCCGAACGCCGAAGCGCTCCTGATCGATGCACTCGCGACCCTCGGTCACCTGACCGACATCGACTCCGGCCATGTCCGCACCGATCTCATCCTGCTCGCCGAACAGGTCCACGACTCGTTCCTCGGACCGGTCGGCCAGGCGTCCCGACGCCTGGCGGTCGAAGCCGACGAGATCCCCGCCGTCCGCGAACGGTGGCTCGCCGCTCGCGACGAGCAGGTGAGTATCGCCCGCACGCTGGTCCGCCGGGCGGTCGACCGAGGCGAACTGCCGCCGTCCACCTCGGTGACCCTACTGCTGGACCTGTTGGTCGGAGCGACCACGATGCATCTTCAGGCGACGCCCGCCCACCTTCTCGCCGACTCGCGCGAGTCATCCTCGGCCTACATCCGCCGGGTGGTCGACTTCCTACTCGACGCGTTGACCGCATGA